One part of the Eucalyptus grandis isolate ANBG69807.140 chromosome 10, ASM1654582v1, whole genome shotgun sequence genome encodes these proteins:
- the LOC104423223 gene encoding uncharacterized protein LOC104423223, producing MEQEPSDFLQDALLPIMKGLIAEALFKHCNEDVRVTVASCLSEILRIASPVQPYNDDQMKEIFQLIAEAFSKLSEPSTRCYEKALSILETIARVKACLLMLDLECEAQILHMCQHFWVFTRSNPSADESWAVEQIMADILAESEDISPDLLNHLLASVLKENEKAAPSGWKLGEKLILDFAAKLRPSGSPEHGIADLPHSKSSVLPRKREPKANSLMRPEEGYNLSWLYREGQTTKETHKRRISLSRSDLSAMPMASTMKRRTILRSNMKRGEAALLPNDLRDERMKLPTKGGNDASKGTSKESSVIADGLIGRRVKVWWPLDEMFYDGRIQSYDPIMKKHKVLYDDGDQEILNLEKECWEIIEDDLPDEHRQVAVNPKPITSPVLLRNSNGNEKSLLSTEKLNSKDDVKRAGATTEATTGLLEVEDAPSLGNQYVGGDVSSDDESTKDNVFEFRARSKDVQLENSSMSTSNDSTPEASLRRAIRVGSKDLQLDDESTEDNVFEFRARSKDVQLENASMSTSDDSTPEASPPRPLRVGIKNLQLENPSTGTSSDSTPEASPLKYIGAKSKDVQLKNTSNGSTPEAGPPRCIRAKSKDVQLQSTSDDSTPEGSPPRPWGLWRSRRP from the exons ATGGAGCAAGAACCATCGGACTTCCTCCAGGATGCCCTTCTTCCCATCATGAAGGGTCTCATAGCTGAAGCTCTGTTCAAACATTGTAACGAGGATGTGAGAGTTACGGTGGCATCTTGCCTCAGTGAGATTCTGAGGATAGCATCACCGGTACAGCCATATAATGacgatcagatgaag GAAATTTTTCAACTGATCGCGGAGGCTTTTTCGAAGCTATCAGAACCGTCGACACGGTGTTATGAAAAGGCCCTTTCTATACTTGAAACCATTGCAAGGGTCAAGGCATGTCTGCTGATGCTTGACCTTGAATGCGAGGCACAAATTCTTCATATGTGCCAACATTTCTGGGTATTTACTAG ATCCAATCCATCTGCTGATGAATCCTGGGCTGTGGAACAAATCATGGCTGACATCCTCGCTGAAAGTGAAGATATCAGCCCAGATCTTCTGAATCATCTCCTAGCTAGTGTCCTTAAGGAGAATGAG AAAGCGGCACCTTCCGGTTGGAAATTGGGAGAGAAACTAATCTTGGATTTTGCAGCAAAGCTGAGACCTAGTGGTTCTCCTGAACATGGCATTGCTGATCTCCCACATTCCAAGAGTTCAGTACTACCCAGGAAAAGGGAACCGAAAGCCAATTCATTAATGAGACCCGAGGAAGGTTATAATCTTTCTTGGCTGTACAGAGAGGGTCAAACTACTAAAGAAACCCACAAAAGAAGGATCTCCTTAAGCAGAAGTGATCTTTCGGCTATGCCTATGGCTTCTACAATGAAGAGAAGAACTATATTGAGGTCAAACATGAAGAGGGGTGAGGCAGCTCTGCTTCCCAATGATCTTAGAGATGAAAGAATGAAGTTGCCAACCAAAGGAGGAAACGACGCTAGTAAAGGCACCTCAAAG GAGTCTTCAGTGATTGCCGATGGATTAATTGGTCGGAGAGTAAAGGTCTGGTGGCCATTGGATGAGAT GTTCTATGATGGCCGAATTCAATCTTATGACCCTATAATGAAAAAGCACAAG GTTTTGTACGATGACGGGGACCAAGAAATCTTAAACCTTGAGAAGGAATGTTGGGAGATCATTGAGGATGATTTGCCAGATGAG CATCGACAGGTGGCTGTTAATCCCAAACCCATTACTTCACCTGTCTT ACTGAGAAATTCAAATGGGAATGAAAAAAGTCTTCTCTCAACGGAGAAATTGAACTCCAAAGATGATGTTAAAAG GGCTGGAGCAACCACTGAAGCAACCACTGGATTGCTAGAAGTTGAAGACGCTCCAAGTTTGGGCAACCAATATGTAGGTGGAGACGTGTCCAGTGATGATGAAAGCACTAAGGATAATGTCTTTGAGTTCAGGGCACGATCAAAGGATGTCCAGCTAGAAAATTCTAGTATGAGCACATCCAATGATTCAACTCCTGAAGCTAGCCTGCGAAGAGCAATCAGAGTAGGATCAAAGGATTTGCAACTTGATGATGAAAGTACTGAGGATAATGTTTTCGAGTTTAGGGCACGATCAAAGGACGTCCAACTAGAaaatgctagtatgagcacGTCCGATGATTCAACTCCAGAAGCTAGCCCGCCAAGACCACTCAGGGTTGGAATAAAGAATTTGCAACTCGAAAATCCCAGTACAGGCACATCCAGTGATTCGACTCCAGAAGCCAGCCCGCTTAAATATATCGGGGCAAAATCAAAGGATGTTCAACTAAAAAACACATCCAATGGTTCAACTCCAGAAGCTGGCCCTCCTAGATGTATCAGGGCGAAATCAAAGGATGTCCAACTACAAAGCACATCCGATGATTCAACTCCAGAAGGTAGCCCACCCAGACCTTGGGGACTGTGGCGGAGTCGGCGGCCCTAA